One Bacillota bacterium genomic window, CATCGCCTGTATGAGCCCTGGTTAGGAGAAGACGACGACCGCCGGGACCATTGGTTCAATAAAAATTATGGATTTAGCTCAGGAGTGACTATCAAAAAAGCTTTTACAGAAGTAACCCGTAGAAACAAGTTTCATCCAATCAAATCCTATGTAGAAAGCCGTGTCTGGGATGGAATTGAGAGAGCTGAAGCAATCTTTATTGATTATTTGGGCGCACCTGACACCCATTACATCAGACAGGTAACACGAAAAATGCTGCTAGCGGCCATTAAACGATTATACGAGCCAGGATGCAAATTTGATTACATGCTAGTACTTATAGGTCCGCAGGGAGCCGGAAAAAGCAGCATACTGGCAAAGCTTGGCGGCGAATGGTCGAGTGATTCATTGAAGAACTTTGAAAACAAAGAAGCAGGAGAGCACCTACAGTCAGGGTGGATCTTCGAAATCGGAGAACTATCGGCAATGAAGCGATCTGAGATTGAAGAAGTGAAATTGTTTCTATCAAAAACTGAAGACCGATATAGAGTAGCATACGACAGGGTAGTGTCTGATTTTCCAAGAAAATGTGTATTTTTTGGGACTACCAACAATAGGGAATTTCTTCGAGATCCTACTGGAAATAGAAGGTTTTGGCCGGTAGAGCTTAACCCTAAAAAAGCCAAGTATAGCCATTGGAAACATTTAACTGATGAGCTTGTCATCCAAATCTGGGCGGAAGTTTTATGCTGGTTCAAGGCGGGGGAAACTCTGGAACTGGATGAGCAAGCAGCCATAGAAGCAAATCACCAGCAGGCGCAACACATGGAAAGTGATCCCCGTGAGGGTATTATCCAGGAATGGCTGGAAACCCCGGTTCAAGACGAATGGGGAGAAGAGCAGGATGAGACTATGCGAATTAGAGTGTGTGCAGCTCAGGTATGGACCGAATGCC contains:
- a CDS encoding virulence protein E; the protein is EEPTTKQGIVGTFCRCYSISEAISKFLPDLYSPVDDSLTRYTFAGASGYGGLVVYDKDTFAYSHHESDPCGGREVNAFDLVRIHKFGKLDDRVNEKTNLNKLPSQIAMEKYAVSQPEVRRMRMSEIQEEFSDEALDDDLEGDSWKEQLEFHHKTGDLLPTANNIELILSHGEWHGVLAYDAFRNTEVIKNDLPWRKKERPHRLYEPWLGEDDDRRDHWFNKNYGFSSGVTIKKAFTEVTRRNKFHPIKSYVESRVWDGIERAEAIFIDYLGAPDTHYIRQVTRKMLLAAIKRLYEPGCKFDYMLVLIGPQGAGKSSILAKLGGEWSSDSLKNFENKEAGEHLQSGWIFEIGELSAMKRSEIEEVKLFLSKTEDRYRVAYDRVVSDFPRKCVFFGTTNNREFLRDPTGNRRFWPVELNPKKAKYSHWKHLTDELVIQIWAEVLCWFKAGETLELDEQAAIEANHQQAQHMESDPREGIIQEWLETPVQDEWGEEQDETMRIRVCAAQVWTECLGNKKGSMRPWEAKEICDILRRIPGWQERKGKAKMPGGYGVQRVFERIKKGLS